The DNA sequence aagttcgtggaaactgtcgggataatgtaagtgaacaactaaaaaatatatataacatagatatagtgatatctgctattttaaaagcagaaaaattacatattgcgcctttaactcGCAAACTCATAATTGTCAGAAGTCTGAATAGATATAAATTTgccattgcaaaaaaaattaaataattcaagCTAGTTTCTGCCATtgaataaaatgaacaaaaaaagggtaacttttatactatttatactattttaatgtggttgaaaaaaaagtttccacacatttctacatttattccttaataataaaagattttcTTCAAGAAATAAAATTTGACTTTTGTGCGTTTGAGAGTTTTTGATAACTCAATGCTGACTCTATATTTTTATAAGCCtggattgtgagatataaagtcacaattatttatttttttacccataCCAGAAAAAAGCTTCCACAGAAAATGGTGTCTGTGATGCAAATTGTACTGATAAGACTTCATCCTGACCACTGCAGATATGTGATATAAAATCACTATCCAATGGGCTGAAAACATTCTTCATTAACTAAATAACATCCCATATCAATTTTGCCATTGTGTAGAAAAGCAACAAAGTGATTTTAGCCATAGCGAGCGTAAACCGACACACTCCAGTCCCACTGACAGCTTAAATAAAGACTCTTTTTGGGCTTTTAGAAGAATGTGGACAATAAGATTTAACACCAGGCTCATCTAATAACCATCAGCTGGTGCTCATGTGCTCTCGGCATCCTGTCATGTGACCCCCGATTCCCAGCCctgcataaaacacacacacacacacactcgagtcTATGTTCATATAAATCACTTTCTCTAGAACAGACAGGAAAAACCGATAAGCCCATTTAAATTATCTGAGTTCTGCAAAGTTCTTTTCAGGAGAGATTTCTCTCCAGAGATAGTTAAGGAATAATTAAACCCCAAATCTCTCATTCTCATGTTCCAAATTCCAAATGATTTTCCATgcagcacaaatccaaatgttttgcACAGTTTTCGAACTATtcttttccatgcaatgaaaGTATACGGGAATGCAAAGCTCCCAAAACACAGACTTGCGCACTATATTCCCAGTCTTCTGAAGTTTATGACATGTTTGCATGTGAAACCGACTGATATTCAagtcaatataaataaaatgtattgaaaaGCTCTCTCAAATTGCAGATATTAAAATATGTCAGATTAAGTCATTATTAGTTTATGAATGCAACTGGTGACAAATCGGCATTGTAGTTTGATGTGAAAGACATCTGATAAAGTTACCTTTAAATTGCATGGATATAAACATGGAACGACAAGAAACGACAGATTCGGGAAGACATGAGATGAAAAACTCATTTTTGGGAGTTGAAATGTTCCATGAAATCTCAAACTTAAGTCAAAATTTTACAAAGAGTGTCAAATTCATATCATTGTGATTGTGATTCAGACAATAGTGTCACAAACATATGTCTTACAAGCTACTTTTACAGTATTTCCCCGGTTAAGCAAGAAAGAACTGAAATTTGATCATTCACAAGGGGGGAAAGATCCCAAAACCAGACCTTCCTGACAGGTAAGCAGATCTGGGAGTGAAGCCAGGTGAGGCTGGTAAACTCTCAGGTAACTTCTTCTTTTTCTGATCAGATTGAAGTCACAGTCGTATTGAGATGATCAGATGTGATCCAGGATTGAGACACGTGTGTGTGTACAGATACACAAACCCCTGAACAACAGCTGTCTCTCACTAAACACACACTATTAGCACAACACGTTTAGAGAGACACAATATGTGTAAGATGTATATGAGCGGAGTGTCGCATATTAAACatgaatgcattataaaaacGCCAAAATTAAAGGGTTAATTAAATGAACGCGTTGAGAAGATATTACCAAACTGTTAACATCACATgcataaaactttttttacagGAACATTCGCACTTACCGAATGAGTGTTCTGAACGTTTGTTGATCTCTTTTTTTGGATCTCTTTCCAGagaatatcaaaccaagtgaGAACAAGGACAAGTGTGAGGCACTTTTCGAAGCGATGGACACTTTGTTTCCTAAAGTTGCTCCCGCACCCACATGAAGCCCTAGTGCGTGCACGCGCCTGTGAGTGACGCAATACTTCCCGTGCTccgcttatgaatattaattaggcagCGCTGACGTTTCTTAAAGTCCTTTCTGGAGAGACCACCGTGCAAGTAACGTAATTAATATTATCATGAGCCCAGCCTTCACCATGCAAATCGTCTgcatttcagccaatcagaaaggATTGTAAGTTGAGCGTCACGTTCCGtgcttaatattcatgagctaagCATTCGCCATAGTAGGAAGAGTTCCTTTGCGTCAATTCTTCACTACAGAACGCACGAAAAAAGCCTTACAGTGATTTAACTAGTAGTTTCTGCATATTTTAATGTTGTAAATAGGTACAAATTGTGCAACAGGCTCTCGAGCTCTTTCAAAGTTGTAAGTGAGTATGTACTGACATCTGGTGTTGTAAAATGTCAAAGGTACATGACAATTTACATTGTTAAAAACAATCTCTTTGGTTCTTAATATACTGGGTTGCCTTCTTCCACATTAATTGATGTTTGCACATTATGTTAAAGATAATTAATGAGTCTcaacatcaaataaacactgttgagaaaaactcatgttatacctctttattaattttatttgtataattataataaaataaaaattgattatccttttttaattttatttatatttttaacttaaattgtAATGGAAATTTTTTTGATtatatcaaaattatttattttataatttttttatttgttgatttttaaGGGGATCCAagtttcatttaatatttgtttattaaaaaaaaaaaaaaaatatatatatatatatatatatatatatatatatatatatataattttcattttgtgacttaaaaaaattaccattacttattttattattgtacaaattttattaatttatttttcaatattaaacatCTTGCAGATTCTGAAATGATGTGAGcttaatttaactttatttttaaatgtatgtcatatatatatatatatatatatatggtggaatctttttttttttttttttttttgcagagtcAATACGGCATTTTATTAAGGATCTTTTAGTGACACCATTTCTCAAGTATATGGAAATACAAAGCATTTAACACAGGCACATTCAGACTCCTGCACAGACTCTTGTTTGACATCAGTTTTTGGCTGCAGATGCATCTTGCTGTGCTTGTTGTGTAGTTTCCGCTCTGCTCCTCTGGGTCAGGCTTGAGGTCTTGATCTGGTGCAGATGGAGGTTTTCTGggtgactgtatatatacacacctcCCACCTCTCCAACCAGAGTAGCAAATGCAATCTGATTAAAGGGAACCCTTCTTCCAGACATGATCCTCTGTCATGAAGGCTCAATAAGAGAAACTAAACATCCCACTGATTGAAAAGAGAAAAGACTGTACTCGTGGCATTTTGTTTATCATATAGTGTTGTATACCTGCTGTTTACAGTCTTTTGAGTATGTATGCATAAATGAACTGCACAAATACAAAATATGGATGACGAAATTCGATAACATTCAACACGTGTAGGCCTATAACTTAATTTATTGTAGGCTAATTAATACCACAGCAACTCGCGCAAGAGAAATACGACTTACATTTTcgcatttcacttttttttaacatatgctTATAACAAGACGGGTCAAACACCATTTATATAAATCCTGAAACACCTTTAAAATGATTAACTGTTTAGCGTTAAAAGTCTGTTGTTATGtgctcattaaatattcatgaggTCGTGCGCGACGTCACCACCCAAACACGGAAATAAACCTCGTTTCTTTCCACATTCAAGTTACAACAGCTCCCATTAAATGCGTCTCAAAATAAACAAACGCGGCTGGATTtactaacaaaaaataaaataagtcatgttaattataggacctgtAACATGATTGTTCAAATTTCCCTTAGTACTGTAATTTTCTGTCTTAATATCTTAAGCAATTCTGTGTACACTGAGTTCACCCAGTTGAAATGATTAAATGAATCaccaaacagaaataaaatactgttcaGGTAACCCGAAATCAAAACATATGTaacaatgcattttattattcagGATTATTAAGATTAAGATATGATTATGACAATTAAGTAGATTTTCCTCACAAAATCCTAATTTCCacgtgttaaaaaaattaaaatatatatttaaatagttttatttcttAATATAGGATAGATACGATTTAAATTGATAAATTATTACTTTTCATTTGCAATTAATCAGTCGTGGTTGTATGTCTTGCACTGaagttatttataaaatgtatttatgcaattaatgattattatttttagtaacaATGGACAAATACTTTAACAAAACCCATTAACTTGGatcttaagaaaataaaaataagaactaaaacaaagtaaaaaaaaaaaaaacagctcaaatGTCCAAAGAAGTTACAGAAGAACATAAGTTTTAATCCAAGAAAACCAAACAGCACATTATTGGCAATCCCAGGGTCCAAATAACTTACAAACGGTTCCCATATTTTGTAGAAAAGGTCCATCTTTGAATGAATTATACAAGTAAGGTATTCCATTGGTAATCGTTCCATTGCActtattttaatcataaaaactaataaatgtgtttttttttttatttcttaatgcattctgtcataattttctaAGTATACCTTCCCCCTAAATTCTAATTGCTgcctaataaaaattaaaaatgtgtatttttaaattgtatttatcgtatttttattgcatttaaattgtACAGTATTTATCAAAGATGATCTTACAATGAATTTAATGTGGTTAATGAGAATTTGGGGAGTGTATCTAATGAGCCTCAAACGTGAACCAAAATGAAAAGTTAAAcagcattatataaatataaatcagcGTTGGCCATCATGAGTACTGGCAGTCGCTGGAGATTCCCCACCGAATGGTCTTTGGATATCCTTTTTCATGCACAGAGCTGTAGAATTCATTTGGCTTGAATATAATACTCTGCAAATTAGATCCTTAACATATAACTCACTTGGACAGTATGGACAAGAAGAAAatcttaaaggaatggttcacccaaaattgaaaaattgctgaaaatgtaccattcaaaagtttgtttcttcatcagatttggagaaatgcagcattgcattagtgtctctgcagtgaatgggtgccgtcagaatgagatttcaaacagctaataaaaacaacacagtaatccacatcactccagtccatcagttaacatctggagaagacaaaagctgaaacaaatccagcattaagacgtttttaactccAAACCACTGTTTCCTGCTGAAATATGAGTccgtaatccataataacgcttacTCCAGTGAATCATCTTCTGttctcctctcacatcaaaatcaagccacatatttgtttagagctgttttggctctaaatctgtgcagatttctctcttgattcagaccagacgacattttcacattataaaatgtgaacagctaataaaaacatcacagaagagcagaagagtcttctttaaaaaaaacattaaagtctTAATGATTCCAAACATTTTGACTGGAAGTGTATACAGAGAAAGCATTGGAcaagcatttaaaaaacattaaatatgtttttttttttcagtttgcttGCACACAAGGAGTTCCGGTTTGTTTATCCAGTGCTGCCATTCTGTATGATATTTAGCAGTGAGTGCATGAACATTTAgccatttttgtgtgtttttgaaagCCTTCTGAAGGTGTTCTCGTGTTTGCATTGACAGGCATGTATTTAGCAAAGCTGCAAGTGGGGAAAACCTGCCACTGCTGCCCTGCTGCTCTCAATCTGATTTCTGCATTATATACAGGTTTAATTCATCAGCGTGGATCTCTGGACATCATGCATGACCTACAGCACCTGTGTGATGTCAGCGACTCTCAGAGCTCACCTGAGCTGCTGTTCCTCATGCCGTGTCACTCCAAACTGCTCTAAAGGCAACCATCTAAAATAACTACAGTACTCTTTAAACTACTTCATATACTATGGTGCATTAActctgtaaagcctgacatataaaataagtagtccgaaaaaaaaatattttatgaaatggaACCGTTTAttgacaaaactatttttaaaaatataatctgCATGTGTATCATATAGTCTGATATagtgagaaaataaaatattactcatcACTCTAGATCTCCAAAATGTATCTGAAGATATTTAATTGCGTAGGTGGTGCACTATACTGCATTATAAAGGTGTTTAtgtcataaataattgtaactattgcaatatttaaaatgcattttaatatctgCAGATTCCTTTGTTGAATCTGAAATTGGTTGTTTGTCAAATGCATTATACATTCTAAAGGTGTGAAAGTGAATAGATAAGAATTGTAATGTATTATAACTTTAGTTATGGAGAtcgtacaatgcattataaggtgcataattaatgcattaaaaattaattacaatGTATTATATATGAAGGTATCACTCTCTTTTATAgtcaaagctctgtagtttcaAAATATATGATGCAGTGCaatacaaaaagttattttaaaagccTGATGATCAGATTTGATACTTAATGATTTTTccaaaacatgattgatggagaatcaagtgaATTTAAgatgcttcagtccagtaagtgttcatctgGAAATATTACTGCAGTTATTCTgatgtttactttataaaaatcagtCAAGATTTGACAAGAGAAGCTTAAGCTAAAGGTGTACGTTTGTACAATTACACTTATATAAGATCTGAACTGAAGATTACATAAAGTTGAATTTTTTGGAGCTGTACAACTGATATCAAACTTAAATAAAGAGTTTTGTTTTGTTAGTCTTTTTTATTTCACGTTCACCAGTGCTTTGTAAGATCCAGGTCTCTTTCAGCTCAAAGCAGGAGGACAATCTTCAGTGAAGCAGTGAAAGACTTTTATTCTAGACTTTAAGTGCAACATTAAGCAGTTTAAGTGCATTTGTGTTCAATAACATTAAAGACGTTTCCAAACAAGGAATGTAATTAAGCTGATAGCAACACAGTTGAGAAAAAGAGGGGGAAAATAGTGCACTATCTAGTGCGGATTGAAACTAAATCTTAAATCACACCTTCTACTGATTTACATGTTCAAATAAAACCGCTACGGCAGAAACTCGTCAAACCAGATTACttcaaagttatttttataacaaAGAGCAATGTTTTCAACTCTTTCAAATCTACTGAACTTTTGAGATGAAAATAATTTCAATATCATGTTTTCTGATTGGTTATTTGGTCCTAAGCAAAATGAAACACATCAAGTTTTTTGTTTAGAaacatgaataattaattaaaattgtgtgtgtgtgtgcgtgtgtgtgcgcaagTAATCcaaatcaaaataatttaaacattcttATATTAACTTCCAATTCTTTTTGCATAACTTCAGAGAACGGGAAACATAAATACGCCTTAAAAATACCTAGAATTAATTCTAATCTGCTAAAAATCATTTAACCAGCATTAGAACATTTacactgtgcaaaaaaaattactgaaaagGAGAAACCAAAGCTTTCTCGAACCTTCTCCAGGACAAAAGAAACAAATTAGGAGCCATATTGAGAAGAACTAAAATGTTTCTTCTAATATTTGGGATCGAAGGGCATGGGACCCAGCTCTATTTTGACCTCTGCAAACTGTCGGTTGGGGTCGCGTCCTGATTGGCTCCATTTCTTGGCTCTCTGAGGGCGAGGGCGGGGCTGATGTTGCTTCCTCTGTAGCCGCTGACAGTGACGCCACGCCTTGCCCTTTGACCCCGGCCCTTTGAAGGGTCGACTGCAAATTTACAAACAGGACATTGTTTAGGGTTTGCCACAAAGCCTCATACGTGGTTGACTCATGCGTGTGTACATGCAGACTCTACTGTTTTTCAGACCTACAGACAGAGAAGCAACAGAGACCAACAGGGTTATCAGACAagcttttacatttaaatataagtatatatgtCTGTATATATGTCTATATTATGGTTGTGACAGTGAGGTTCATGGGGGTTTCCCTCTTTTCCtctcttttaaataaatttaggctaatttatttattttaagattaaaacaCACAAATCATTCCTATAAACATAGCTTGCTGTGATGTTGCTTTggaaactaactaaaataaagtcattttaagtTGAAGAATTAAAATGactcaatatttaaaaaaaataatagaagtaaaaaataaaattatattttttagaattttaaaaatgaaatagaaacaaatagaaatgacaaaagcacaaaattacttaaaatggaaacagaaaatataaaaataaatgctaattcaaaatgttaataaatacaataatactatataaaaactcactaaaataaacactaaaattaacactaaaagtaaataagtagtgttacttaatttaatttgcatGTGGATTCAGATCATTGATAATTATTAAAGTTGCCATAGGGAATGTGTTGTAGATAGTGTTGCAAAGAGATGGGAAATTTCCAAAAGTTTCAGAAAATTCCTgaaatttacacacacaaaaatctcgGAAAGTTTCCAAAATTTCTGGAGCGTTTTGCAAACTTTCTTGAAATGTTCCGCCTTTTTTGCAACCCTAGTTCAAGAAACGTTTAAAGCACATCACTGCATAATTTAACAatgtctttaatttaaaaaaataaaaataaaaaacattaatcagGCAACAGTAAATGAGGGGAGGAGCTTAATTAAGGATGAAGTTctcataaataaaatgaaatcatatGCAAATTATGCAGAGTTAGATTATAATTCCACTagctcagtggttcccaacctttttcagcctgtggcccacacaaccaaacacataatTACTTAGTattcagaagctagattgttaactgtttttattgaatgaactagggctgtgcgatatggacaaaaaaaaaaaaaaaaaaaactcgcgatttctttgaaattttttcttcaaaaagttgtaacgtctctagaacagacataagtcaaaataatcactatagtaaaggtgtaacaaaatgtatggacttatggcaaataaaaaaaaacctgatccAGCCAGAGCTCAGCAGCGGATAGACAGTCAgcagagcaagcagtcaggaggaaacatgttgacagccatttattcaTGCTTGAAtatgttgttctgtagcatatgcagcaaaaataaaaaattggtggtttattcttaaaccaatcagccagttcgaatagtggaagcaaagttacagtttaatatttatttttttgttatttaattatatatatgaaatgatgttattatgttatgacttagacatttttatatatgttaacaatattataattggcggcccacctgcaataccatcgcgacccTCTAGGGGGCcacggaccacaggttgaaaaccactgcactaGCTGGATCtctaaataagatttttttgacACCACAAAACAGCTTACCTCGGCCCAAAGTATTTTAAATAGGTATCTCCGAATATGTGGCGGTATATGTAGTCATCCAGATCCTCGAACACATCGTCGCTGAGGCTGTGATATTCATCCATTTCCTCGAGGTAATCCTCAACGCCACTCACGAAGTCCGTAAACAGCATCTGGTCGTGAATGAAGACGCCGTTATGGAAGAAATTCTCGATGAAGCTCTCCAGCTCCCTCCAGTGGTGGAAGTGCACCACTTCTTTCTGCAAATAGCTTCGCAGGAGCTCGTTAAACTCGTCGGCGCGGATGGGATCCATGGCTTTGTTGAACAGACTCATGGATTCCTGATAGGCGCAGTCGAACACTCCCGAACAGCCTTTGGGCGGCATTTTCTGTCCCATGGTGCTGTGGTCTCTCTGAGCGCCGGGTTTGCGCGTGTTGCGATCAGCGTGAACGGAGTCGCTGGTTGATTTGCGAGGATGTAAAGGTTTCTGCGGCTGCCAGTCTTCGGCTCGCTTGTTTCCTTGCTCCTGCTGGAACGTGTAATGCTCGGGTTTGGCGTCGTGAAACCTCTTGTGATGCCTGAAGACATTCGAAGCAGAGTCTTTAAAATGTCTGAACGTCGATTTAACGGAGTCGGAAAACTTCCGGAGGTTTTCCTTCACCGCCTCTTTGGCTTTCTTGATCTGCTCCTTGTGATGGTGCACAAACTCCTTAGTGGAGTTCTTCACAGCGTCAAAGGTTTCCTTTACTTTTCCCAGCATCCCGCTCTTGGGAATCTTGGTCTTCACGTCCCGGTCGCCCTTCGCTCTCTCCTCCTTCGATTCCACGTACAGTCTTTCCCAAAGATCGGAGCGATGTTGCTCAAACTTCAACTTGTTCCCGAGCTCCTGAAGTCGCGCCTGCAGTTCTTCGGTCTCGGGATCTGTCTTGCTCTCGATGTCCTCCTCTTTCCTAATTTCCTCCAGTTCCTCCTTCAGCTTGTCTGTCACTTTCCTTTCCCTATCGAGCTCTTTCCGTAGCTCCTGGGCTTCGGCCATCAGCGCTTCCTGTTGGCTCATGAAGCTGCGTGCTTTCTGTTTCTCCTCCTGTAAGTGGCCCTTCAGTCGCTGGTTTTGGGACAGGATGGAGTCGGCCCCGGCTCCTCGCTCCTCTAACTCTCGTATCTGTCCCCGCAGAGACCTCAGCTCCTCCTGAAGGGCCGAAAGAGACGCTTCTTCTCGCTCCAGAGTGATTTTGAGATGCTGGTTCTCCGTGGTCAGGTCTTTCTGCCGAGACTCCATTTGGCTTTTGGTTTGCGTCAGTTGCATGTATAAATCTTGTCTTTGGGCCTGCATTTTCAAACAGTAAGCTGAACAGTTACTGTGGCCATTTCCCATGAATTTTTAAAGTATTCACTTTATGTTAGAGCGTGGAATTATGCTATCATTTTAATGTGCTTCCGACTTCCGATTCATTAACTTTAGGTAAATAACTAAAAGCATATCATGAAAATAACACGATAAGGCAACATAACGTACTGTTTGTGTACAAGTACAATAACTAGAAGTCTCGCATATTCACGTTGCACCTGCtcttatattaaaaataaggTAGATACAACCAGCAGGGTtattaaaccataaaaaattaattaatatattttacttcagtcagtgttattttaaatataattgagatagtattataatatatatatatatatacattttgaatttgttttagtacttttgaattagcatttttgttgcgtgcttttgtcattgttattaaatattgcttttttacatgtctatatagtttttataaatttgttttcttaatgagaaaggttattttatatatttcatttttaaactaatgtttattttatttaaactaacaAAAAAGCAACACTTCCCGTTtgcttgatgtactaaaataacttaactgaaataaaatcatcgtctaactagaaaaaaaagtttgttgagacaaactttaagttggcttgagaaagcctgaccagaaagttagatagatagatagatagatagatagatagatagatagatagatagatagatagatagatagatagatagatagatagatagatagatagatagatagatagatagatagacagacagacagacagacagacagacagacagacagacagacagacagacagacagacagacagacagacagacagatagatagatagacagacatagaATGGTAAGTTTAATGGTTTAATTGGCTTGTGCACTAATGGGCCACTGTAGTTTTAAGAAAACTGAAAGTCAAATCAGTCTGAaaagtctgacccgagtttggagtttgtagagttaaaagctctaggaggagttagagttGCAAAATTTTGGGTCAGAAGAATAAGAAAAAGGATAATAATAAGTTTGAATAGGATTTCAGTAACTTGGCTTTCCACAAaatactactatatatatatatatatatatatataaattaattcatgAACCCGTTTGGGAATCCTGTgataaatgatgtcacttcctgaaggatgttttttttttttaaagcagtctACAGTTTTTAAGTAATTGGATCTACAAATGTCTTTAACCATTCTTAACTATCTCAATGATACTAGAACAACAGTGACAGATAGTAATAACTGGTGAATTTTGTTTCCGTTGCTCCCCCTAAacatttttttgagattttgagaGGAAACAATAATGCATTCAGGTTACCTGTAACTCTTCCTGTTTGACTCTGAGATGCTGGTTTTCTTTAGTTATCTTATCCATGACATTCATGAGGGACATCACCATGTCTTGCTTTTCCTCTAGGTCTTCCTTGAGATTCTCAACCACTTCCTAAACGTATGGAGACTGACGTGAGAATGACGCCCGGGAAAAACTACTCTACTCTTCAAAGCCTAGAGTCGGTAAGACATGTTTAATGTTtgttaaagtctcttctgctcacaaaggctgcatttatttgatcaaaagtgcagtaaaatagtaaaatattattaaaatataaaatgactgttttctatgtgaatatattgtaaaatgtaatttattgctgtgatgcaaagctgaattttcagcagccaacagaaagttcaaaagaactgcatttatttgaaaaagaaaacttTCATAACTTTCATAACAAAGGTCCTTACTGCTTTAAATCAAGTTAATGCATTCTTCCTTGATTAAAAGTATAAACTGCTtcagaaataaagaaaatcataTACATTTCTCATCTAAAACTACATAAAACTAGTTAAGAGTTATAAAAGATTAATCATTTGGAATAACAGACTGAGCCAGGGAATGTAAAAAAGCCCAACACtgatttaaatgacaaaacaagTACAAAAGTAAGACAAAAGACACTGAATCTCAGCATCTAAAGCTGAATCTGAGAGGAAATTATCATACAGGACAATAAAAGCTGAAAGAAAGTTCACCAATGAGAATGACAGGAGAAATCAGAAAACACAGAAAGCTATTACCTGAAAACTGGATTCAAGCTTTAGTTGAATGCTCATATTATCCCTCTCTGGTGTAAAATGAGTGTTTGAATCTGAGTGTTAAAGCTTTTCTCCTAGCAGTACATTTCAGTGAGCAGATTGTGATTGATGGACCTTACTTACAACATCCAGCTCTCTCTTACACGGCGCTTCTAGCTCAGTCATGCGACTCTTTTCCACGATCCTCTGCCTTTCCTGAATCTGGACTGTGCCTGgagtgc is a window from the Carassius carassius chromosome 13, fCarCar2.1, whole genome shotgun sequence genome containing:
- the LOC132156389 gene encoding cell cycle progression protein 1-like isoform X4, whose product is MSDSSSDTESSCGWTVISNEGSDIENLGPDNAGECEDEGVGNALDVPDAKRGEESLGESSLDLTLREEAEPAREAAGEEHVILCSSSENSDIITLVESQEVEIDTWEEPVAKETEEEAGSEELYLGSSSSSQYTFRESETIFPVDQPVQRDGGNSSSEDEEGEVKVSPVVRRRRVRRSTAGSEPGDPQGPHRRQEEAVEGVAAHPEGHAARHDLGPISGTLNKCILLALLIAISMGFGHFYGTVQIQERQRIVEKSRMTELEAPCKRELDVVSKEVVENLKEDLEEKQDMVMSLMNVMDKITKENQHLRVKQEELQAQRQDLYMQLTQTKSQMESRQKDLTTENQHLKITLEREEASLSALQEELRSLRGQIRELEERGAGADSILSQNQRLKGHLQEEKQKARSFMSQQEALMAEAQELRKELDRERKVTDKLKEELEEIRKEEDIESKTDPETEELQARLQELGNKLKFEQHRSDLWERLYVESKEERAKGDRDVKTKIPKSGMLGKVKETFDAVKNSTKEFVHHHKEQIKKAKEAVKENLRKFSDSVKSTFRHFKDSASNVFRHHKRFHDAKPEHYTFQQEQGNKRAEDWQPQKPLHPRKSTSDSVHADRNTRKPGAQRDHSTMGQKMPPKGCSGVFDCAYQESMSLFNKAMDPIRADEFNELLRSYLQKEVVHFHHWRELESFIENFFHNGVFIHDQMLFTDFVSGVEDYLEEMDEYHSLSDDVFEDLDDYIYRHIFGDTYLKYFGPSRPFKGPGSKGKAWRHCQRLQRKQHQPRPRPQRAKKWSQSGRDPNRQFAEVKIELGPMPFDPKY
- the LOC132156389 gene encoding cell cycle progression protein 1-like isoform X3, whose translation is MSDSSSDTESSCGWTVISNEGSDIENLGPDNAGECEDEGVGNALDVPDAKRGEESLGESSLDLTLREEAEPAREAAGEEHVILCSSSENSDIITLVESQEVEIDTWEEPVAKETEEEAGSEELYLGSSSSSQYTFRESETTDWCWSRWGFSRTLWEFGSHLHSSLSLSVFPVDQPVQRDGGNSSSEDEEGEVKVSPVVRRRRVRRSTAGSEPGDPQGPHRRQEEAVEGVAAHPEGHAARHDLGPISGTLNKCILLALLIAISMGFGHFYGTVQIQERQRIVEKSRMTELEAPCKRELDVEVVENLKEDLEEKQDMVMSLMNVMDKITKENQHLRVKQEELQAQRQDLYMQLTQTKSQMESRQKDLTTENQHLKITLEREEASLSALQEELRSLRGQIRELEERGAGADSILSQNQRLKGHLQEEKQKARSFMSQQEALMAEAQELRKELDRERKVTDKLKEELEEIRKEEDIESKTDPETEELQARLQELGNKLKFEQHRSDLWERLYVESKEERAKGDRDVKTKIPKSGMLGKVKETFDAVKNSTKEFVHHHKEQIKKAKEAVKENLRKFSDSVKSTFRHFKDSASNVFRHHKRFHDAKPEHYTFQQEQGNKRAEDWQPQKPLHPRKSTSDSVHADRNTRKPGAQRDHSTMGQKMPPKGCSGVFDCAYQESMSLFNKAMDPIRADEFNELLRSYLQKEVVHFHHWRELESFIENFFHNGVFIHDQMLFTDFVSGVEDYLEEMDEYHSLSDDVFEDLDDYIYRHIFGDTYLKYFGPSRPFKGPGSKGKAWRHCQRLQRKQHQPRPRPQRAKKWSQSGRDPNRQFAEVKIELGPMPFDPKY